The proteins below are encoded in one region of Akkermansiaceae bacterium:
- the rpsN gene encoding 30S ribosomal protein S14, with translation MAKKSWIARNKRKQATVAKYADLRKQLKDEKDYVGLSMLPRDSSPTRLVNRCEYTGRRHGFLRRFKLSRIAFRELASHGMIPGVTKSSW, from the coding sequence ATGGCAAAGAAATCATGGATCGCGCGCAACAAGCGCAAGCAAGCAACCGTCGCAAAGTATGCAGACCTGCGTAAGCAGCTCAAGGATGAGAAGGATTATGTAGGCCTCAGCATGCTGCCTCGCGACTCGAGCCCCACACGTTTGGTGAACCGTTGTGAATACACCGGCCGCCGTCATGGATTCCTCCGTCGTTTCAAGCTTTCACGTATCGCATTTCGTGAGCTTGCTTCGCATGGAATGATTCCAGGCGTCACCAAGTCAAGCTGGTAA
- a CDS encoding zinc ribbon domain-containing protein, translating into MPLYEYISEHADDPERSCRVCARGFELRRPVDREALRTCPLCKNPVKKVISRVNTPRIAKPLSISDAKKAGFTVLEKRDEGVYEKQ; encoded by the coding sequence ATGCCCCTCTACGAATATATTTCAGAACATGCCGACGACCCGGAGCGAAGTTGCCGCGTCTGCGCGAGGGGATTTGAACTGCGCCGACCTGTTGACCGTGAAGCATTACGCACTTGCCCCTTGTGCAAGAACCCGGTGAAAAAGGTGATCAGCAGGGTGAATACGCCCCGGATCGCCAAACCATTATCGATCAGCGACGCCAAAAAGGCGGGTTTCACGGTCTTGGAAAAGCGCGATGAGGGCGTCTACGAAAAACAGTGA
- a CDS encoding HlyC/CorC family transporter, which produces MASFDILASGGALYTEYPTWDLVVKYLIGITVFLILNALFVAAEFGLVKVRKSQLIEVQGKKPVKANLALHALGMLDGYLSAGQLGITVASLVLGMLGEPLVAHFVGPFLLDLAPEFPKWLVRGISITIAAISFSFVHVIIGEQVPKVLAIRKPVGTTLHLIGPLHLFYKVFGWAIHIINSTANFILKKVFRVEPAGHTDVHSATELALLVEESGKHDEVTDTEREILINALELNDISVKDVMTPRSEVVVLDVDSDFEKNLAVATRSQHTRFPLVKGHLDHALGLIHIKDILTLVNDEDPDLIRIKRPLKVVPETMALDVLLQFFLKEHAHLAMVVDEHGDPAGLVFMDNIMEELVGDIQDEFDSDTSSIKRINENEFITEGALTLNELSDHIPELDLESGDITTVGGYITRELGYIPELEETLVVEGYEATVTSTDGRRVEQVLFRKIDPNEESKAEGPE; this is translated from the coding sequence GTGGCTTCATTCGACATCCTGGCCTCTGGAGGCGCATTATACACGGAATACCCGACCTGGGATCTGGTGGTGAAATATCTTATCGGAATCACGGTCTTCCTGATTCTCAACGCGCTCTTTGTTGCCGCTGAGTTCGGGCTGGTGAAGGTCCGCAAGAGCCAGCTCATCGAAGTCCAGGGGAAAAAACCGGTCAAAGCGAACCTCGCTCTACACGCCCTCGGTATGCTGGATGGCTACCTCTCGGCCGGCCAACTTGGTATCACCGTGGCATCGCTCGTCCTCGGTATGTTAGGCGAGCCCTTGGTGGCTCACTTTGTCGGTCCGTTTTTATTGGATCTTGCCCCCGAATTCCCCAAATGGCTGGTGCGGGGTATCTCCATCACCATCGCGGCTATTTCGTTCTCCTTTGTCCACGTGATCATCGGCGAACAGGTTCCCAAGGTTCTCGCCATACGCAAACCTGTTGGAACCACCTTGCATCTCATCGGCCCGCTGCACCTGTTCTACAAGGTGTTTGGCTGGGCGATCCATATCATCAACAGCACGGCTAACTTCATTTTGAAAAAAGTCTTCCGCGTCGAGCCCGCCGGCCATACCGATGTGCACTCGGCCACGGAGCTGGCCCTGCTGGTGGAGGAGAGCGGAAAGCATGATGAGGTCACCGATACCGAGCGGGAGATCCTGATCAACGCGCTCGAACTCAATGATATTTCAGTCAAGGATGTGATGACGCCCCGTAGTGAGGTGGTCGTCCTGGATGTGGATTCTGATTTTGAAAAAAACCTCGCGGTTGCCACCCGCAGTCAACACACCCGCTTTCCCCTGGTGAAAGGTCATCTCGACCACGCCCTTGGTTTGATCCATATCAAAGACATCCTGACCTTGGTCAACGACGAGGACCCGGACCTGATCCGGATCAAGCGCCCTCTCAAGGTGGTGCCGGAAACGATGGCCCTTGATGTGTTGCTGCAGTTTTTCCTCAAGGAGCACGCCCATCTGGCGATGGTGGTGGATGAACATGGCGACCCCGCAGGCCTCGTTTTCATGGACAACATCATGGAGGAGCTGGTCGGTGATATCCAGGACGAGTTCGACAGCGATACCAGCTCAATCAAGAGGATCAACGAAAATGAATTCATCACCGAAGGGGCGCTGACCTTGAATGAACTCTCCGATCATATCCCTGAACTCGATCTCGAAAGCGGTGACATCACCACGGTCGGCGGCTACATCACCCGCGAACTGGGTTATATCCCCGAACTTGAGGAAACGCTTGTGGTGGAAGGTTATGAAGCCACAGTCACCAGCACCGACGGTCGCCGCGTCGAGCAGGTCTTGTTCCGCAAAATCGATCCGAACGAGGAATCGAAGGCAGAGGGACCGGAGTAG
- a CDS encoding tyrosine recombinase, which yields MTSQIDQFLLYIATERGLSTAYQLSVRQSLDALVAWVEKKGVSSWDDIGTQELSDFLSYQKGQGLSAASLRINMVHLKIFFRRLAGLNMIKADPAEPLLPPRGEIHLPETLNEQHVSSLLESVDVAKLLGRRDLAILELFYASGLRLSELCGARLENLDLDEGFIRVTGKGGKTRIVPVGGKAREAVAAYLKNERPELVKKKTSSWIFLSIRGGKLSPERVREIVKQRAKAAGLEQNVYPHLLRHSFATHLLQNGADLRVIQDMLGHADIATTQIYTHVDQKGLKSIHRKFHPRG from the coding sequence GTGACTTCGCAAATCGACCAGTTTCTGCTCTACATCGCCACGGAGCGCGGGCTGTCCACCGCCTATCAGCTGTCGGTGCGGCAGTCGCTGGACGCGCTTGTCGCCTGGGTGGAAAAAAAGGGGGTCTCCAGCTGGGATGACATCGGCACCCAGGAGCTGTCCGATTTTCTTTCCTATCAAAAAGGGCAGGGGCTCTCCGCCGCATCTTTGCGTATTAACATGGTGCACCTGAAGATATTTTTCCGTCGACTCGCCGGCCTCAACATGATCAAAGCCGATCCCGCCGAGCCGCTATTGCCCCCACGGGGCGAAATACACCTTCCGGAAACACTCAATGAACAGCACGTCAGCTCGCTGCTCGAATCGGTCGATGTGGCGAAGTTGTTAGGTCGACGCGATCTCGCAATCCTCGAGCTCTTTTATGCATCGGGCCTGCGCTTGTCCGAGCTCTGTGGTGCCCGACTCGAAAACCTCGACCTCGACGAAGGTTTTATCCGCGTCACGGGTAAAGGCGGTAAGACCCGGATTGTCCCCGTGGGCGGGAAAGCCCGTGAGGCGGTGGCGGCCTATTTGAAAAACGAACGCCCGGAGCTGGTGAAAAAAAAGACCTCGTCCTGGATCTTCCTGAGCATCCGCGGTGGCAAACTCAGCCCGGAGCGCGTCCGCGAAATCGTCAAACAACGCGCCAAGGCCGCAGGGCTGGAACAGAATGTCTACCCGCACTTGTTACGCCATTCCTTCGCCACCCACCTTCTGCAAAACGGAGCCGATCTCCGGGTGATCCAGGATATGTTAGGCCATGCCGATATCGCCACCACCCAGATCTACACCCACGTCGACCAGAAAGGCCTTAAGTCCATCCATAGGAAATTCCACCCAAGAGGGTGA
- a CDS encoding phnA protein: MAKGYDQHQQRQMALSAFGKDLARRAKSKCELSGEANVPLHIYEMPPVPNEPDSGRCLLLCEKVIDQLNKPSLIVPDQWRHLGELIWSETPAVQVMACRILSYIAKQENWARDILDEAYLDDEVMEEAAKAGL; the protein is encoded by the coding sequence ATGGCCAAAGGATATGATCAACACCAGCAACGCCAGATGGCGTTATCTGCATTTGGCAAGGATCTTGCTAGACGGGCCAAGTCCAAGTGCGAGCTTTCCGGGGAGGCTAACGTGCCTTTGCATATTTATGAGATGCCGCCGGTGCCTAACGAGCCCGATTCAGGCCGGTGCCTGCTGCTCTGTGAGAAGGTCATCGACCAGTTAAACAAACCCAGCTTGATCGTTCCCGACCAGTGGCGGCACCTGGGGGAACTCATCTGGAGCGAAACACCAGCCGTGCAGGTCATGGCCTGCCGGATTCTCAGCTACATTGCCAAACAGGAAAACTGGGCACGGGACATTCTGGACGAAGCGTATCTGGATGATGAGGTGATGGAGGAGGCAGCTAAGGCGGGGCTTTGA
- a CDS encoding LysR family transcriptional regulator, which produces MNVHHLELFYYVAKYEGITAAVRKMPYGIQQPAVSGQLLQLEKSLGVKLFNRRPFSLTDAGNELYDHVYPFFSRLGDVESRLKGEESRHLRICASASVLRHHLPELLADLREHIPGLRLTLRDAEPSDVQDFLVRQQADLAVSVIHPRLSDGLKAVELMRLPLALLLPARHKAKSLSDLLDDTSGELRANVPLVGLPANEEVMQLFQKEVDARQLIWPVAVEVDSLDGVQQFVRCGFGAGITVKIPGAELPKGVKAIELVDFPALEIGIVYQGALKPVAKQFLEAAKARAKAIVSGAARK; this is translated from the coding sequence ATGAACGTGCACCACCTTGAGCTGTTTTACTACGTGGCAAAGTATGAGGGGATCACCGCCGCTGTTAGGAAAATGCCATACGGTATCCAGCAGCCCGCCGTGAGCGGCCAGTTGCTGCAGTTGGAAAAGAGCCTCGGTGTCAAATTGTTTAACCGTCGGCCATTCAGCCTGACCGATGCCGGCAATGAACTCTACGACCACGTCTACCCGTTTTTCTCACGCCTGGGTGATGTTGAATCCCGACTGAAGGGGGAGGAAAGCAGGCACCTGAGAATTTGTGCATCCGCCTCAGTGTTGCGCCACCACCTGCCCGAGTTGTTAGCTGACCTCAGGGAGCATATCCCGGGACTCCGCCTCACCCTGCGCGATGCCGAGCCATCCGATGTGCAGGATTTCCTGGTCCGGCAGCAGGCGGACCTGGCGGTGAGTGTGATCCACCCACGACTCAGCGATGGACTCAAGGCGGTTGAGTTGATGCGACTGCCCCTGGCGCTTCTTCTGCCTGCCCGACACAAGGCAAAGTCGCTGTCGGACTTGCTCGACGATACATCAGGTGAGCTGCGGGCCAATGTGCCGCTGGTCGGGCTGCCTGCAAACGAGGAGGTCATGCAGCTTTTCCAGAAGGAGGTCGATGCGCGGCAACTCATCTGGCCGGTCGCGGTGGAGGTCGACTCCCTCGATGGCGTGCAGCAGTTTGTCCGTTGCGGGTTCGGGGCGGGTATCACCGTTAAAATCCCCGGTGCAGAACTTCCCAAGGGAGTGAAGGCGATCGAGCTGGTTGATTTCCCGGCCTTGGAAATTGGTATCGTTTACCAAGGCGCATTGAAACCTGTGGCCAAGCAGTTTCTCGAAGCCGCCAAGGCGCGCGCCAAAGCCATCGTATCGGGAGCCGCCAGAAAGTAG
- a CDS encoding alanine--glyoxylate aminotransferase family protein — MSDATQTKLPKLYIPGPVDIAPETYEAMCQPMMGHRGSDFEALYASIQPGLKKILGTERPVYLSTSSAWGVMEGAIRNLVQTKVLNLCCGAFSDKWYGVAESCDKQAEKVQVEWGQPIDPEAVRAKLSEGGFDTVTMVHNETSTGVMNDLAGIAAVVKEFPGVLLVVDTVSSLSAVPIEMDQLGIDVVLAGVQKAFALPPGLSVFAISEAALERASTTKGRGYYFDFVEFDKNAAKNNTPSTPAVSLLYALQHKVNAIMEEGLEARFARHEKLNGMVHAWMEKHGFKNFAPEGYQSKTLTAIDNTDGRLDVPAFIKALRAKYNVLINGGYGKVKGLTFRISNMGNETEETMQELIDQLDDVIVDFL, encoded by the coding sequence ATGTCAGACGCTACCCAGACTAAATTACCCAAGTTGTATATCCCCGGACCGGTGGATATTGCCCCTGAAACCTACGAAGCCATGTGCCAGCCTATGATGGGCCACCGCGGCAGCGACTTCGAGGCCCTTTACGCCAGTATCCAGCCGGGATTGAAAAAAATCCTCGGCACCGAACGGCCGGTGTATCTTTCCACCTCCTCCGCGTGGGGGGTGATGGAGGGTGCGATCCGCAACCTGGTGCAGACCAAGGTGCTCAACCTCTGCTGTGGAGCTTTTTCCGACAAGTGGTATGGGGTGGCCGAAAGCTGTGATAAGCAGGCCGAGAAGGTCCAGGTCGAATGGGGTCAGCCGATAGATCCGGAGGCCGTGCGCGCCAAGCTCTCCGAGGGTGGTTTTGATACGGTGACCATGGTTCACAATGAAACATCCACCGGCGTGATGAACGACCTCGCTGGTATTGCCGCGGTGGTGAAGGAATTCCCCGGTGTGTTGCTCGTGGTCGACACGGTATCGTCACTTTCCGCCGTGCCGATCGAAATGGACCAGCTCGGGATTGATGTGGTGCTCGCCGGTGTGCAGAAAGCGTTTGCCCTGCCTCCGGGGCTGTCCGTTTTTGCTATTTCGGAAGCGGCTCTTGAACGAGCATCCACCACCAAAGGACGTGGATACTATTTCGACTTTGTCGAGTTTGATAAAAACGCCGCGAAAAACAACACGCCGTCGACCCCAGCCGTTTCCCTGCTTTACGCTCTCCAGCACAAGGTGAATGCGATAATGGAGGAGGGACTGGAGGCGCGTTTTGCGCGTCACGAAAAACTCAATGGCATGGTCCACGCATGGATGGAGAAACATGGATTCAAGAACTTCGCCCCCGAGGGGTATCAATCCAAGACCTTGACCGCCATCGACAACACCGACGGCCGGCTCGACGTGCCCGCATTCATCAAGGCATTGAGAGCCAAGTATAACGTGCTCATCAACGGCGGCTACGGCAAGGTCAAGGGGCTTACCTTCCGCATTTCCAACATGGGTAATGAGACCGAGGAAACGATGCAGGAACTCATCGACCAGCTCGATGATGTGATTGTGGATTTCCTGTAA
- the rpsO gene encoding 30S ribosomal protein S15, whose amino-acid sequence MSTEATENVKETEINPADFRLHEGDTGSADYQVALLTKRIKHLTDHMGQHKKDFASRRGLLTMVAQRRKLLDYLKGQSEERYAKLIKGLGLRR is encoded by the coding sequence ATGAGCACAGAAGCTACAGAAAACGTCAAAGAAACTGAAATCAACCCCGCCGACTTCCGCCTTCACGAAGGTGACACCGGCAGCGCCGACTACCAGGTTGCCCTTCTCACCAAGCGCATCAAACACCTCACCGACCACATGGGTCAGCACAAAAAGGACTTCGCCAGCCGCCGTGGCCTGCTCACGATGGTTGCCCAACGCCGCAAACTTCTCGATTACCTCAAGGGGCAGTCGGAAGAGCGCTACGCCAAGCTCATCAAGGGCCTCGGACTGCGTCGCTAA
- a CDS encoding polyribonucleotide nucleotidyltransferase, whose amino-acid sequence MNIETITIPVGSNPITLETGKLAKLADGAVQVQSGETVMLVTAVSQTKIREGQTWFPLSVEYKERAAAAGVFPGGYFKREGRPTEKEILTCRMTDRPLRPLFPKGYLYDTQIVALLLAADGINDADILSMNGASAALCISDIPFAGPIGAVRVGRVDGEFIVNPTFEQREESDLDLVYVGNKTECIMIEGAANELPDTEFVKALHFAQSQVAIIVEAIEGFAAKVGKPKREYTVTVAKEDLLEIAYEVAGDRIEDAIYAPNKVERGKKVGALRDEVEATLKERVPTVTEFEIEQCFEYIQKKAFRIAIMEKGVRADGRDIDTLRPLYAEAGMLPRVHGSSIFARGETQALATATLAPADERQYFDNYAGGEDSKRFILHYSFPPFSVGEAGRFGGLNRREIGHGALAERSIEPVIPSEEDFPYAMRVTSEVLESNGSSSMATVCSGVMALLDAGVPLIRPVGAIAVGLVTEMDENDNIKAHKTLLDIIGSEDFYGDMDFKLCGTSEGITGYQLDLKLPGIPLSILEEAVVKAAGGREKVLAKMHETISGPGALSEYAPRIESTKIDPDRIGELIGPGGKNIKGIQAESGADINIEDDGTVHVYAAKKESLDRAMEMIKQMFAEVEVGTVYTGPIVSTTNFGAFMQIMPGKDGLIHISELAEGRVEKTEDVVKKGDVVTAKCIGVDDRGRVKMSIRAAAREAKQNEASAEPAEA is encoded by the coding sequence ATGAACATTGAAACAATAACGATCCCTGTGGGATCCAACCCGATCACTCTTGAAACGGGTAAACTGGCCAAGTTGGCCGACGGCGCCGTCCAGGTGCAATCCGGAGAAACCGTAATGCTTGTCACCGCCGTTTCCCAAACCAAAATCCGTGAGGGCCAGACCTGGTTCCCGCTCTCCGTTGAATACAAGGAGCGCGCTGCCGCTGCCGGTGTTTTCCCCGGTGGCTACTTCAAACGTGAAGGACGTCCCACCGAAAAGGAAATCCTCACCTGCCGCATGACCGACCGTCCACTGCGTCCGCTTTTCCCCAAAGGCTACCTCTACGACACCCAGATCGTCGCGCTGCTGCTCGCCGCCGACGGTATCAACGATGCCGACATCCTCTCCATGAACGGCGCATCCGCCGCCCTCTGCATCTCCGACATCCCGTTTGCGGGTCCCATCGGTGCCGTGCGCGTCGGCCGTGTCGACGGTGAGTTCATCGTCAACCCGACCTTCGAACAGCGTGAGGAGAGCGATCTCGATCTCGTTTACGTCGGTAACAAAACCGAGTGTATCATGATCGAAGGCGCTGCCAACGAGCTGCCCGATACCGAGTTTGTCAAGGCCCTTCACTTTGCCCAGAGCCAGGTGGCGATCATCGTCGAGGCCATCGAAGGCTTTGCCGCCAAAGTCGGTAAGCCCAAGCGCGAATACACCGTCACCGTGGCCAAGGAGGATCTCCTTGAGATCGCCTACGAAGTCGCCGGCGACCGCATCGAGGACGCCATCTACGCCCCTAACAAGGTAGAGCGTGGCAAGAAAGTCGGAGCTCTCCGCGACGAAGTGGAAGCCACCCTCAAGGAGCGTGTGCCCACCGTCACCGAGTTCGAGATTGAGCAATGTTTCGAGTATATCCAGAAAAAGGCATTCCGTATTGCGATCATGGAAAAAGGTGTCCGTGCCGACGGCCGTGACATCGATACCCTGCGCCCACTCTACGCCGAGGCAGGGATGCTGCCACGCGTGCATGGGTCATCCATCTTCGCCCGTGGTGAGACCCAGGCACTGGCAACCGCGACCCTGGCCCCCGCCGACGAACGTCAGTACTTTGACAACTACGCCGGTGGCGAGGACAGCAAGCGTTTCATCCTGCACTACAGCTTTCCTCCATTCTCTGTGGGCGAAGCCGGTCGCTTCGGTGGCCTGAACCGTCGTGAAATCGGCCACGGAGCACTCGCCGAGCGCTCCATTGAGCCCGTCATCCCGTCCGAGGAAGACTTCCCATACGCCATGCGTGTGACCTCCGAGGTGCTTGAGTCCAACGGCTCATCCTCCATGGCCACCGTTTGTTCCGGGGTCATGGCCCTGCTCGACGCCGGTGTGCCGCTGATCCGCCCCGTCGGTGCGATCGCCGTCGGTCTGGTGACCGAGATGGATGAAAACGACAACATCAAGGCGCACAAGACCCTGCTCGACATCATTGGCTCCGAGGACTTCTACGGCGACATGGACTTCAAACTCTGTGGCACCAGCGAAGGCATCACCGGTTATCAGCTTGACCTCAAGCTTCCCGGTATCCCGCTTTCCATTCTCGAGGAAGCCGTGGTCAAGGCCGCCGGCGGACGTGAGAAGGTGCTTGCTAAAATGCACGAAACCATCTCCGGACCGGGCGCTCTCTCCGAGTATGCTCCACGGATCGAATCCACCAAGATCGACCCCGACCGCATCGGTGAACTGATCGGGCCAGGTGGTAAAAACATCAAGGGCATCCAGGCTGAGTCCGGTGCCGACATCAACATCGAGGACGACGGCACAGTGCACGTCTACGCGGCCAAGAAGGAAAGCCTCGATCGCGCCATGGAGATGATCAAGCAGATGTTCGCGGAAGTGGAAGTGGGCACGGTTTACACCGGACCCATCGTCTCCACCACGAACTTCGGTGCCTTCATGCAGATCATGCCCGGCAAGGACGGCCTCATCCACATTTCCGAGCTGGCCGAGGGCCGCGTCGAGAAGACCGAGGATGTGGTCAAAAAAGGCGATGTCGTCACTGCCAAGTGCATCGGCGTCGACGACCGCGGACGCGTCAAGATGTCCATCCGCGCCGCCGCCCGCGAAGCCAAGCAGAACGAGGCATCTGCCGAGCCAGCCGAAGCCTAA
- a CDS encoding Gfo/Idh/MocA family oxidoreductase, with the protein MNQDNNSRRKFLKTLGGVGASLTAANAFANTASNPAPARLGGAKYMGGFIAPKLDTIKVAIIGCGARGGTHFDHVSAFEGTEFVGICDLYEDLCQHAKKKVLANGKGTRHQGVKLYHGDKLAYKKMLAETKPDLVYVVTPWEWHAPMAIDAMNAGAHVCVEVPLTTSIEECWKVIDTSEKTQKHCMMLENVNYGREELMYLNMCRQNIFGELLHGEAAYIHELRGQMNAVEAGRGTGSWRTYHWAKENGNLYPTHGLGPVAQYMNIGRTDDTFRRIVSFSSPARNHELYAKKHFKPDSKLNQIDYSKGGDMNTSIIKTFLGRTIMVQWDESSPRPYTRHNLIQGTKGTAAGFPNRIALDYADGEGLPDNLFKALTGGKRKHTNYHGWTTDLKAFYDEFDHPLYKRMAAVAKKMGGHGGMDAIMNFRVIECIRTGQPLDQNVYEGCLWSSVTPLTRKSVAEDGMPQDFPDFTRGQWKTTKPLAIVS; encoded by the coding sequence ATGAACCAAGACAACAACTCAAGACGCAAGTTTCTCAAGACCCTTGGAGGGGTGGGAGCCAGCCTTACCGCCGCGAATGCTTTCGCAAACACAGCCAGCAACCCAGCTCCCGCGCGACTCGGCGGTGCGAAGTACATGGGTGGCTTCATTGCGCCCAAGCTCGACACCATCAAGGTGGCCATCATCGGCTGCGGTGCCCGGGGCGGCACTCATTTCGACCATGTCTCCGCCTTTGAAGGGACCGAGTTCGTCGGTATCTGCGATCTCTACGAAGACCTCTGCCAACACGCCAAAAAGAAGGTTCTCGCCAATGGCAAGGGCACGCGTCACCAGGGAGTGAAGCTGTACCATGGCGACAAGCTCGCCTATAAGAAGATGCTCGCGGAAACCAAACCCGATCTCGTTTACGTGGTCACGCCATGGGAATGGCATGCCCCGATGGCCATTGACGCCATGAACGCAGGTGCCCACGTCTGTGTGGAAGTGCCGCTGACCACATCCATCGAGGAATGCTGGAAGGTCATCGACACCTCGGAAAAGACACAGAAACACTGTATGATGCTCGAGAACGTCAACTACGGACGTGAAGAGCTCATGTACCTGAACATGTGCCGGCAAAACATCTTCGGTGAACTCCTGCACGGTGAAGCCGCCTATATCCACGAACTGCGCGGCCAGATGAACGCGGTGGAGGCAGGCCGTGGCACCGGCAGCTGGCGCACCTACCACTGGGCCAAGGAAAACGGCAACCTCTACCCGACCCATGGACTCGGACCCGTGGCCCAGTATATGAACATTGGCCGGACCGATGATACCTTCCGCCGCATCGTATCCTTTTCCTCCCCCGCCCGCAACCACGAGCTCTATGCCAAGAAGCATTTCAAACCGGACAGCAAGCTGAACCAGATCGATTATTCGAAGGGGGGCGATATGAACACCTCCATCATCAAAACCTTCCTGGGACGGACCATCATGGTTCAATGGGACGAAAGCAGCCCGCGCCCATACACCCGCCACAACCTGATCCAAGGCACCAAGGGCACCGCCGCCGGTTTCCCCAACCGGATTGCACTCGACTATGCCGATGGCGAAGGCCTGCCGGACAACCTCTTCAAAGCTCTCACCGGGGGCAAGAGAAAGCACACCAACTACCACGGCTGGACTACAGATCTAAAAGCCTTTTATGATGAGTTCGACCACCCACTCTACAAGCGCATGGCCGCTGTCGCCAAGAAAATGGGCGGGCATGGCGGTATGGACGCCATCATGAACTTCCGTGTCATCGAGTGTATCCGCACAGGACAGCCACTCGACCAGAACGTCTATGAAGGCTGCCTCTGGTCCTCCGTCACCCCACTCACCCGCAAGTCGGTGGCTGAGGACGGTATGCCCCAGGACTTCCCCGACTTCACCCGCGGCCAGTGGAAGACCACCAAACCACTTGCCATTGTCAGCTAG
- the trxA gene encoding thioredoxin, with product MANAYNENNFEAEVINSDKPVLVDFWAEWCGPCKMISPLIDQLSDAMGDTAKVGKVEVDTNQALASKYGVRSIPCLLFFKDGEVKDTITGANVTLDQLKSKLEGLA from the coding sequence ATGGCTAATGCATATAACGAAAATAACTTTGAGGCCGAGGTAATCAACTCGGATAAACCCGTTCTGGTTGATTTCTGGGCGGAGTGGTGTGGCCCCTGCAAGATGATCTCCCCTCTGATTGATCAGCTTTCCGATGCCATGGGAGATACCGCCAAGGTGGGCAAGGTGGAGGTTGATACCAACCAGGCTCTCGCATCCAAGTATGGTGTGCGTTCCATCCCATGTCTGCTGTTCTTCAAGGATGGCGAAGTGAAGGACACCATCACCGGTGCCAATGTCACGCTCGACCAATTGAAGTCCAAGCTCGAGGGGCTTGCCTAA
- the vanZ gene encoding VanZ family protein, which translates to MKLVSGFCDLIVARLPRRPAAYFLLFFTWAVTLWFLSASNPAPKDGPDIPHLDKVAHFLYFFGGGALLAAFGGQKWPGVSRTRLFLVVALICCVIGRLDEYHQGFTPGRSGNDTGDWLADILGGVSGALAVIGLILPRIRRDKGLKAKKASENTEI; encoded by the coding sequence TTGAAACTCGTTTCCGGTTTTTGCGATCTGATCGTCGCGCGGCTTCCACGGAGGCCCGCGGCGTATTTTTTGCTGTTTTTTACCTGGGCGGTAACACTCTGGTTCTTGTCGGCAAGCAATCCTGCTCCCAAGGACGGGCCTGATATCCCCCATTTGGACAAGGTGGCCCATTTTCTTTATTTCTTCGGTGGTGGGGCGTTACTTGCCGCCTTTGGTGGCCAGAAATGGCCGGGAGTCTCGCGCACCCGATTGTTCCTGGTGGTCGCGCTGATCTGTTGTGTGATTGGCCGACTGGACGAGTACCACCAGGGGTTTACCCCCGGTCGCAGTGGTAATGATACCGGGGACTGGTTGGCCGACATCCTGGGCGGCGTATCGGGAGCCTTGGCGGTGATCGGTCTGATCTTGCCTCGAATCAGGCGTGACAAGGGCTTGAAGGCCAAAAAAGCGTCAGAAAATACGGAAATATAG
- a CDS encoding 50S ribosomal protein L28 — protein sequence MARVCSIRGSRVRVGGRIHRSGLAKKKGGIGRHVTKVVKRTVSPNLHTKRIYVPELGHHVKVKLSAKAIKTINKNGAYATLKKAGLI from the coding sequence ATGGCCAGAGTATGCAGCATCAGAGGTTCCCGTGTCCGTGTCGGTGGAAGAATTCACCGTTCCGGTCTCGCGAAGAAGAAGGGTGGAATCGGTCGTCACGTGACCAAGGTGGTGAAGCGTACCGTTTCCCCCAACCTCCACACCAAGCGTATCTACGTCCCTGAGCTGGGCCACCATGTGAAGGTCAAGCTGAGTGCCAAGGCGATCAAGACCATTAACAAGAATGGTGCCTACGCAACGCTGAAAAAAGCGGGCCTTATCTAA